The genomic DNA tggaaCAACCACCTCCACTGACCACCTGCTGAATATATGCTATGAGTTAGAAATGCCAGGAAAGGAGCATGTCCTCCACTGTCACCTTcaagagcagcactgccagccccagagGGGACAGAGTCTGAACACATCATTCAACTGACCTGTACATGCCAAGGACACAGCTGTTCACCGTTCACCTAAGCTCCACCCACAGTGTCAAGTAGGCGTCCTTCACTGTGCTTTTCCTAATTATAAAGTAGCCAAAAGCATTCCTCCTGCATAATGGCAACGATGAGGAGAGGACATTGGGAACACTTATTAAGTACCTCCTAAAACTGGACATGAGACATTCTCTGCCGTTGCTTCTCATAGTCTCACATGATTTCCAGCATTTCCTAGATTCAGAGTTACTGAATTCCTCCTCTTCAGTGATGCCTTCCCTCACAGCCAGGACATAGCAAAAGACTGCATTGCCACATAGAGCTGTCAGCTCCCAGTCCTCCAGCAACAATAGGAGGCACACCCCAAAGCCATCAGCCTTCTGCCAGCACGGCACCAGGGCAGGCAGAATCCCCTCACTGGGAACACAACAGAAGATTGCCTTAATTCACCTGAGCAGGGTGCGAAATGCAAAAGACACAGATCAATCCAGCTGCTTGGGAAATCCCCTTGGAAATAAGGGTAGAATAATGAAGGCCTCCAGGCAGAAAGACAGTGTGGTGCCAGAAAACGCAGGAAATGTAACAGGTAACTGTACAGAGAAAGCACTGGAGCAGAAATACATCAGACAAGGACCTGCAGCCACACTACCAGGCACTGGTTGCTTACAAGCCCATTAGCCATCATGCTGGATCCACTGGGGGAGTGGACATGGACTCAACAGAAAccacacagggcacacagcaaGCCTGGACTTTGTACATACCACACCAAGGATGATTTCTTCCATCGTAGTCCCATGCACCgagcccagtgctgctgctcccacaaaATTCTCAAAGCACAGCACACATCTGGCACTGAAAGGTCTCAATCAGCAAAAGTCAGAGCTGATACTCACCATCAGTGCTCACTGCTAGTGGGAGAAACAGTACTGGCAGACCAGGCTATAGAGGTATTTACTGTGCACTCCACATAACCCTGCTatctccagagaaggacaagAGTACGATTCCCAACATACTCAGGAACCATTTTTATGCCTGTGTCCTGTAGCCTCAGCACATCAGTGCAGAATGAGCCCTCAGCGGGTATACTATCAGCTTGATAGCTGATGACTTAATGAAGTGAAGCAAACCACgcaaaaggaggaggaggttaTTTTCTCCAATCCCCTactctcccctccctcccagaaaaaaaacagatcAAGTAGCAGGAAAACCTTTGCCCTAAGAATTCAGAAAGCAACACCTTCTCTAAATTCCTCCTCCTGTTCCAGAGAAAAAGACTCTTCCTTGCTCTATAGCTCTGTTTCAAGGCCATGGCACACCACACTCACACCAGGTAAAAACTCAGAGCCTCACTGAAGCTGACAGCCACTGATAGTACAGGCATGCCCATGACTGTTAATAAGGAAAGCCTCATGATTTCAGGTGTGGGGAGAGGGTTAACTGGAACCTTTTCCTagtttttcttaaaagcagatCCCTTACCATAGACTTATACCAAGCAACTACAGAATCTTGATGAAACAGAACTTTTAGCTACAGGCATAACTAAGGCATCAAAAACTCAGACAATTGCTCTTAAATGGACACAGGCAAGTGGAGTTCTATTCTGGTATCTAAAGACAGTGGCAGGAAGTTTGCCCACCACACCTGAACCAGCTCTAGTGTGTTGAACTGGCACAGGGCTCATATACCAGGAGGGTGGCAATTGCCATTATGGAACAGGTTCCTGCATGGCACACAGCTGACACTATTCACACCAACCACAGCATGCTGACAGTTCTGTCCCCATTGACTGCTGAGCTAGCTGCTCATGGAAGCCATACATTTTGCCCagttcccagctgctgggagtgCTACAGGCCTCATCTTTCACTTTCTCACAGcaagaaaattcagtgttgAGTTAATGCTGCTGACTGTGTCATCCAAGGGAGACAAGAGCATTAATGCAGCTCTGGCACACAAAAGCTAAGGATGATTCTGGCTTTGAGTCAGAATATTCAGGCTTGGTAGTTCTGTCACAGATACAGGAGGAAGTACATGCCAGCCACTGCAGCTAAAGACTTTCCTGCTGCACTTCCAAGAAGGGCAGCTGTGATCTGCTGCACAGTCATACCAAAGGTTACCATAATTACCCAATCAGAAATCCGAATCTGCTGACACACAACCCTAAATGGAACCACAGACCTTGCCTCTGAAGGCCTGGGACTGATTCGGCTCCCTAGACTGCCCTGTATTAGTGATAAGAAACAAGATAGTAAATTGTGTTCCGGTTTCCCAACAGACCATTTCAGCGCTGTTCAGATAAGAGTGCTCACAAAGTAAAGAGATTCTTTCTGTCCCGTTTTTGAGGTACCAGACATTTAATAGGGAAGGTGTGATTAGGTCTTGTATTAAGTTATTGGGGCTCAGGTTTGTGTGGCATTAACCAACCAAAGAGTGGGTTTGCATGTCaaggttttgtttaatttcactttttaaacaaaaggtGCAGATGCAGGTGCAGTCTCTGTAGTGCCAGGCTGATGGACAGGAACATGGCTCCCCTGTCATATTGCCGGTGGCAGGAATTTGGGTTACCCTGGTATGCAGAAAGCCTGCAAGCATGATCCAACTTAAAAGAGACCCACAGCCTTGCCAAGCCAGGTCAAGTAAGTGCAGGATCATGACTTCTAGGAATACACACAGCTGGCATTTTAAAACACTAATACTGGCAATGTCTTGTAGAACTACCTGAAACTACTGATGGCCCTACAACCAACCAACcatcaaaaaaaaccaaccctgaaAGCTTAGACCCTGAGCAGGGAAGTACGTTTGCATGCATGACCAGTAACACACCTTTGTATGACCAGTGACACAGAGAGCTAATTCCACTGTTACAAGGCCCTGTTTGCACTAAGGTTGATTCCATACTTCAAAATGGTGAAAGCTGTGCTCTTATCATGGGCACTTACTTGCTTCAGAACAGAAACATCACCTATTCTAGGGTtaataattaaaactatttGGATATGGTGTATCAGAGAAACCCCTCTGTTCTGGTAACACGGGCATTCAAGGTGTTTACAGCCAGGAAGGTGAAGTCAAGTTCAGTCAGTTCAAGCAGCGCTTTCAGTGAGGCCGAACACAGCTGCAAACCCGGAGCGTGGGGAGCAGCGAGGCAGTCTCTCGGTTCACCCCGCACACCGAGCAGTCCTGCGCCGCGTACAGCGGCGAGCCCCGTCCGTGTCTTACACTGTCGATAACGAAATATTTGATCAGAGTCGTGAGACCTGTAAAGCGTGAAACTCCTCAGCACTGGGATTCCCCCGACACGGTCGCTGTTACTGAGGGTTTATCGCAGGGCGGCCGCTGCCGCTCTACCCTGCACACACGGTGGCGGCTTCACAAACGCCGGTCCGCCAGGCTCGGGAAAGACAGCGGTCCCGGAAAGCGgggcagaggcacaggcaggggccAGGGCCGGCCCGGGAGAGCGGCGCGACCGCAAGCGGCCGCGCAAAGGGCGGGCCGCCGGTGCCCGGAGAGCGGGCAGGCACCAGCACCGCGCCGGCACGTACAGGCCGAGCGCGGCGGCCCCGAGCGGCCTGGACGAGCCTCGCCCGCCGCTGCGCCGTGAGGGACCAGACCCCGGGCCCGGCAGGCACTAgcgagcggcggcggcgagcCGCGGGGGCGGCAGGGGACCGGGCCGCACCTCGCCGTGGCGCCGCCACTGCCGCCCACCCAGAGCTCCCCGACAGCCGCCGAGAAACAGGGCCCAGCAGCGGCGCGACCGGCCGCCCTACCCCTTCCCGCCTTGCGCGTCGCTTCGCTTCGCTGCCCGAcccggccccggcccctgtCCCCGGCCCCTCGGCCGCCCCTGCCCCCGCCGCTGGCAGCAGGGGGCGCCACGCCAGGCGCCGCCATTTCGCTCCGCTCACCTGCGGCCTCCGAACGCACCCTGCGCTGCACGCGCTGCCGCCGGCCAATCACCGCCTGCTGACGGTCGCCGGCAGCCAATCGGCACGGAGGAGGCGGGCCGGTCGGGACGCGAGCGGGCACGGCGTGGCGGCccctggcggcggcggcgggatATGCTGCGCGGCCAGGCGCGCCGCGCGCACGTGGGCGCGGGCCCCGCGCCGGGTCCGCGCTGTAACGGCAAGCGCGCGGCTGCACCGGGCGGGACACGGGGCCGTAGCGGTTGAGCGCGCGGTTCTACCGGGCGTGGGCTTCCCGTGTGCCAGAGCAGCCCGGCGGTGCGCCAGCAGCTCCCGTCCCTCGGAGGTCTGCGGTGGCGAACGCAGCGCGCTCCCTGGCCCACCAGTGCGGTTCCGCCGGTGTGGCGGGCACGGAGCACTGTGGGAGGGCCGGTGACCGCCGAGAACAGGTCCCCGACCCCGCGCCCCATCGCCGGCCACATCCCGTCGATGAGCCGCGGCCGTCGCTGCCGGCTTCAGGTGGACGAACTTTGACCCGGCCGCGCTCGCCCGCCCCAGTGCGCGGCGAGGGGCTCCGAGGTGCGGGTCCCGGTGCGGAGCCGGGCCGTCTCGGCGCTGCCGCCCCTCCGGCGCTGTCCGGCGAGCGGTGCTGAAAGCGGCGGCGGCCTCGgtggggcggggcggggcggggcagcCAAGCAGGTGGCGGTGCCGCCAGGCCCCCCCGTGTGCCCCGCCGGCTCCCCGCCCCCCGTGCGCCCCGCCGccgttcccgttcccattcccgttcccattcccctCACGTCCGCTGCCCGCCCCGGCGCGCTTGCTCCTCCGCTCCGCGATGGCCAGCACCTTCGCCCGCGCTCTCTCCGCTCGCCGCTCCGCCGGCCTCCTGGCCATGGTGGGCGCCGGCTCTCTCGCCGCCGGCTTCCTACTCGCCCGGGACTCAGTCAGCGCGGGCGACCGTCAGCGTCGGCGATACCCGCCCAGGTAATGTGCGCGGGCGGAGGGGGCGCacgggcggggggcggcgggcgggggaCGATCCCTGCGACACCGGCACCGGGGGAGGGCGCGGCGGCCGCCCCCCGCCTCGAGCCTGGGCGGCGGGTCCCGGAGCAGCTCATGGGGGCGGCGCGATGGACGCCGCTCGTCCATGGCGGGAAGGACCGGGAGGCCCTGAACCAAGCCCGCGCCGGCCCCAGGGCCCCGGGCCTCAAGGGGGACAGAGCGGCCGCAGGGGCTCAGCCGTGTCGGATGGATCCGCCCCGCCTCGGGCTGCCGGTCACCGGCTCCGCGGGCCCCGCCGTCCCCGTGCACAAGGACACCGGCACATCCGCGTCCCGGCTAAGGTTCCGCGGGGACCAGAGAATGCAGGTCCCGGCTCTCCGGGGTTCGTCGGGGTTGCCGCGGGCCCCCTTCACGGGACCTGCGCGGGCAGGGGCCGTGAGGGCTGCGGGGGCCGCCCCGGCACATTCCCGTGTCCGGGGGTTGGCTCTGGGCGCTGCGGTCCGGGCACGGAGCCCCggagctgccagctgctctgtgccctgagTAGCAGGACAAGTCGCTGCAGCCGAGGACATGTGAGAGCGGGAGGGGACAAATGCTTGACAGTAGGATTGTGGTCCCGGGGGCTTCCCGAGATGACCGGGAGGGCAGAGATGGAGGTTGTttgggaggcagcagtgctgggaccGCCAGTGCCGGTGAGGACATACCCCAGGCTCGGCCTTACAAAAGCCAGGGAGACTTTGCCAATGTCCTGGTAGGAGCAGGATGGAGCAAAGGGTCCATTTtgtcctgctggcagagcaccCAGGATCTCTGACTGTGGGAGCTGGtgtcagagcagccctggcccgGCCTCATCTGGCTGTACCAGCCTTCCCACGCGCCTGCCTTTGGGACAGGGACTCCTctattgaaaagaaaagctttgctgGCAGGTCCTGGCTCTTCCCCCTCTGGGCGGGTTTTTAAAGGGACAACTGGAGAGGCCTGTGGGTGCTGAGCAAGCAGCCCCATGGGTAGATTTTGGATGATAATGAGATGTGCTATCAGGACTTCTGGGAGGTGGGCACAGAGTTGAGCTGGGCCAAGTGGGCACGTACATGGTCACAGGCTGGCTGGCTTAGGGGTGCTTTTGAGGTAATGCTGGCTCTGCAAGAGCCCTGGCCCTATTTGCACACTCGGTGCCTGATCCCTTAAGCCAGATAagtgtcacagctccagcacagtgCTAAGGTTCAAGCTCTAAACCAGAAGCTCTCATGCCATTCCCCTCCAAACAGCTCTTTGCTGCCCCAGGGACCCAGGCCAGGAGGGCCAAGTGCCTCACATTCCCATGGTTCTTCTCACCATCGCTTGCCATGGCAAGTGaggtggaggaggcagaggctgGTCCTGCCCAGTGTTTGTGCTGCCAGCCTTGAGGAGCATAGAGGGGCACGGTGCCAGACAGGACTGGATGCAAGAGCTACCTACATCTCATGAGAGCTAGGTAGAGTAGAAATGGGGCCAGGGCCAGAAGAGGAGAGGGACACGGTGGCCACCAGCAGTCCTTATGCTAGCAACAGCTGCTTGGCTTGGCACATCCTAGAGGTGGGCCAGAAAAATGAAGACTGAGTTTTCCTGCCCATCCCAATGCCAGCAGAGACTGTGCACAGGGAAGGAGCACGGTGGGAAGAAGGCAGCACGTTGCTGCTCcaaacacaggcagctgctgccatccctgcaccAAATGCCGACAGTCAGAGCAGTGTGTTGCGGTACTGCATTGCAGGCTGGGAACCCTGGGCAGGTGGAGGGCTCACAGCGAGCTGGCACTGGGGCTCTGGCAAGCTGCGTTGGGCTAAAGAAAGTCAGGGGCAGAAATGGAGTGAGTTCATAGAATTACAAAGGCCGGATGTTATTGATTATTTACCTCCCAAGAGGGGtgtgttttccagctttctgaactactgcagagacacagacatCAGGTCAGGAGGGGATGAAGTCAATGTAGGGCTGtggctgaaaactgaaaaattagcCTCCTTGGGGGTTCTGTTCAGTTGGGAATTGTTTTGTGACAGTGCTGACACTTGAAAGGAAACTGGACAGAGCTCTAGGGATGAGCTGCAATCCGTCACTCTGTAGCCCACTCACCCAAGGATTTAGCCCCTCTAGTCTTTAAGttaaaaaacagacaaaacctAAAccccctcctccctgggtaAGTAAGCTTCATGCTTGGctgcctgccagctcccagATCCAGGCCACCATACAGGGTCTGCTGTtcaccccacacacccccatGCCTCTCCAGAGGCCATGTGTGGCCTGGGCACCTCAAGCCAGTGATGCCAGGAAGGGCCCTGGAGGCTGCCACATTAGAGGTGAAGGGCTGTGGGGAGGTGCAGGTGGCTGTCACTTCTGGAGAAGCTTCCCAGTCAGTAGACCATGGGGTAATaatccctgctggctgctgagcAGGTCTGCTCTGGGGTCAGGCACCTGCTTGCCCAAGGGCAGAGaggacagctgctgcaggcagctgcaccCCGAGGTCAGGGGTAGGACAGCACGCTGAGGTGAGCAAGGACAGTGTGGGCGGCAGTGCTGAGTTGCACTCCTGGCAGACATCCACgcctccagcctctgcagccgGGCAGTAGCCCACAATaccacagaaccatggaatcattgaggttggaaaggacttttaAGATATCACTTGGTGCTGtggcacaaaacaaaaaattcgggtgtttttttgtttgtttgtggttttttggttttgtttttgtttgtccTGGCTGATATGGCCATAGTTTTAAAACCAGCCTTGGGGACCAAAACCAAGAAGTTAAAGCAGCCCAGGTGCAGCATCATCTTGATACTATGACAGGACTCCTGGACACCCTGAGCACATGGCAGGAATGCGGTGCCACTGCCAGAGCCCTCCAGTGGCTGCTTGGACACAGCCTCTCCCACCAGCTCTGTGGCACCACGGTGAGCACAGTGCCAGGTGCTCAGGACCTTCACCCCAGCATTACCCAGCTGGTCCTGGCAACATCCATCTGAATTCAGGTGCCCTAGAAAGGCTGAAGAGAGGTTGCCCCGATTTGCTCGCTGTGGTCTGGGGCTGTTCAGGGGAGGATGCACTCCAACCAGGTGCTCATTCAGCCGTGCAGTAGGCACAACACCTGCAGGTAGTGCCTGGAGTCTCAGGGTTTGGATGCTGAACACCTCAGGGAAGGCGTAGACAGCTGTGGCAGACAGCATGCTTCAACCCATAGCAGTCTCCTGCCCGCTGGGAGTAAGCTGGCTGTCCTTAGGAACCTCTATGACTTCTGGGCATCCTCTGTCACACAGAAAGCACAGCAAATGGTTCTGGCATGCCCAGCAGCATGACCATGCTTAAGCAGTGGAGGAACCTGTCCAAATGTCCCATTCTGAACAGCAAAGGCTTTTTACAAGTGTCACCCTGGGGAGACAGTGGCCAGCCGATGACGGGGGCAGAAGCAGTGCAGGAGGCCAGGGCAGGCTGCGTCCCATGCGTGCCACATCAGCCTCATAGCTGGATTATCTCATCAGGGCACAGGTCTGTGTGTGGGTTGGGAGCAGCCTTCAGCCCCCTCAGCCTTGGGATGAGTTCTTGTCTGGAGCAAATGCCTCCTTCTGCTGgtccaggcaggagctgctaGTTCTTCCCCACACGATGCAATGGGAGCCCTGCCTTCCTTtgtttctgcacagcacaggaagcCATAAGCAGTAGCCAAGCTGTGGGCAAAGGGCCACATTCCTTGgcctgcaggcacaggggagGAGGCAGTGGCAGCCACAGGGCTCTGCATTGCAGCACAGGATTGGTGCTGGCAGCCAAAACCAATGCCCAGCATGAGCACTCAGCccaagagcaggagctgagcacagggggGTGCCAGGACTTGCTGCTAGTGCTGATGTCTGACTGTTGCTCCCAACAGACAGATCTGCACTAGCCCAGGCACCTTTTCTCCCACATGGATCCCCCCAAGCTACGTCACCCCTCAAAGCAGGCCTCTCTCAATAGGGTGTCCTCAGGGATCCAGGACCCCCTCCAGCTACCAGTGTAGTCTCCTTGGCTGACTAGGGCCAGTCCTGTCCCACTAAGGTGAGTGGAGGCACCCTCAAGAAAGATTTGGCCAAGGCAAGCGCTGGCAGGGTCCTGCCCTGCCAATttccctgtgagcacagaacAAGTACAAAGCTTGTCTAAAGTGGGAATGAGGTCAAGAGACAGGCTCCCACTAAGCTGATTAGAGGAAAGCATCCCCCTAATACAATAAACTGCGCTGGAACTGTGCTGTTCCCACTGGCTGCAGATCAGGGTCAGCCAatctcctgccccacagcatCCAGGGCACAGAGGTCTGGAGGTCCAGGGGTCAACCAAGCTAGGACCCTGCAGACTGCATGTCCTGCCTCCCCTACCTACtgcatcagcagacagggagcagCCCCCTTCGATTTGAGCTGGCATCAGGAGAGCCCTAGGGAGGACAAGGGGAGTGAGACCCCCcactctgcagcccagctgccctggcagctcaATGTGAGGATGGGCTCACGTGGCCCCATTGCTTACCTGGCAGGTTCTCCCACTCTGGGGCCCTGTTGTGTGTTTGATAAGGAGCCTCTCCCTAAGGACTGGCCCGGATATGCCTGTGGACTCTTGGCTTGGttcagtgccagccctgggattgGGCTCTCCCTACCCTTGCCCTGCAAAGCCTGTAACTGCCTCCTTGCTTCCAGCTGCTATGGATAAGCAGAGTATTTGACTCCACCCTGAGCACCCCAGCCCATACCTGCACCAAGAGTCTCTGTGGAGCACAGGCACAAGTGCTGGGGTCCCCTGCCCCCAAAGAACTCACCAGTGTCTCCTCCCACAGTGCTGAGTACCCCGACCTGCGGAAGCATAACAACTGCATGGCTAGCAACCTGACACCAGCCATCTACGCCAGGCTCTGTGACAAGGCAACCCCAAATGGCTGGACCTTGGACCAGTGCATTCAGACTGGTGTTGACAACCCTGGCCACCCCTTCATCAAGACTGTGGGTATCGTAGCTGGTGATGAAGAAACCTATGAGGTGAGTGGCAGCCAGAGCcttgcctgcagcagccagagtcCCAGTGCCAATGGTACAATCAGCAGCCTGAGGCATTACTGCCCACCTCCTCTTGCCCAgcctgagcagctggagaggccCCTGGAAAGTCTCCACGtctcctgcaggacacagggctCCTTTAGAGCAGCTGTTCCTCGAGTCCTGCAGTCTCCTGTTCCACTTGCCCTGTCGCACAGCAGGACACACTGTCCCCCACACTGGCAGTGTGGCCCTGCCAGGCTTGTAGCAGGGGCTTCATGAAGCCCTGGGTCTGCCATACATTGTCCCACTTGCTTCCAGGTGTTTGCTGACCTGTTTGACCCCGTGATTCAGGAGCGGCACAATGGATACAACCCCCGCACCATGAAGCACATCACAGACCTGGATGCCTCAAAGGTGCAGAAGCTGGACAGTGATGCTGCACGTGGCTGTCCTTCCTTGGGCCTTGGGGATAgggccctgccagcagcagggctaCCGCATGATCTCCCTGTGGCACCTGTCTGTTCCAGATAAAGTTTGGCCAGTTTGATGAGCGCTATGTGCTCTCCTCCCGGGTCCGGACTGGGCGCAGCATCCGTGGCCTGAGCCTGCCACCAGCCTGCACCCGTGCCGAGAGACGAGAGGTGGAGAAAGTGACTGTGGATGCACTGAATGGCCTCACCGGGGACCTGGCGGGCCGGTACTACCGCCTCAGTGAGATGACTGAGAAGGAGCAACAGCAGCTCATTGATGTGAGTCAGTGCAGCTCCCGAACAGCGCCCCCCGGGTGCATGCAGGGCAAGGCCCCTTCGTGGCACTGCCTCTCTGGGAGGTTGCATTCTCcttttgcagctctgctgtcttcTTCAACCAGGACCCCCACCCTAGCGAGGCAGCCCAacagcacagtgctgctcagccctCATGAGCTAGGAGCTCTCTGAattcagccccagcagctcatGGCCACCTCTGACTCTTGCCCCCATTTCCCTGCCCATACCCAGAGGAAGGCACGCTTGTGGCATTCAGCTCGTGCcccaccagcccagcacagggtgggCTGTGCACCAGCACCCTTCTGCCTCTTGGGCCAGGAAGGCAAGGGGTCCTGCCCACAGGTGACCTGGCTGGGAAAGCTGCGGTGAATCTCCTGCATGGCAGGTGGGACCAGTGAGGGTGCCCTGGCTCCAGCCATGTAGCCTGGGTGAGCTCATGAATTCTACCTCCCTCCAGGACCACTTCCTCTTTGACAAGCCGGTGTCCCCgctcctgacagcagcaggaatggctCGGGACTGGCCTGACGCCCGAGGGATCTGGTGAGGTTCTGCCCTGTCACTGGGCGGCAGGGCAGAGATGGGGGGACGGTACCGCTCCATCTGTCTTAGCCCTGCCACCCATGTTTCCCATGTTTGCCACACCACAGACCCTAGCACATGCCACCAGTGCCCCTGGGTTGTGCTCACCGTGGGCTCTGTGGCCTCACCTGGGAGCTCCTTGTGCACCACTGTCAGCAGTCACTGTGCCCTACACAAACCACACACAGTATTGTGGAACCAGTACCAGCTGTTAATCCTTCCTGCTCTCAACATCCTGCAGCACCTTGTACTCTAAGGCTGCCAAAAACCTGTAATTGCCTTCTGCTCCCTGGAATCCCCAGCACTCCTGGCTTCTGCACACTCTATCTGCACACCAAACCTACCCTGCCACAGTCGCATCTTACTGCTCCCTCCCAGCAATATTTCACAGCAACATCTCACACTCCTGCAGAGCAACAGCCAGCACATGTGTCTGCCCATGCCACCCTTGCTGACACTGTGCCTTTATACGGGAAACATCTCCAGAGCACATACTgtcctcagctccagctgcacctAACCCAGCCCTCCAGTGCACACTCCATGCCTCACAAGCCCTCTCCCACTGCCTGCATGGTGCAGGAGCCATGCTCCCATCCCCAGTCCAGGCTGGGTCACCACCACGCTGGCACCTGCCTGTGCCCAAGGCACTGGAGACAGCTCCAATGATACATGTGGATGGGCACTGGCCCATCTCCAGGAGCATCTCCTGGCTGCCCACCCTGGTGCAGTCAGCACACTGGAACCAAGGGTAGCACTGGCACCACAGTGGCAGGGGCAGAAGGGGACCAGGTGAGTGGGCACAGGGTCTCTGcaagctgccagcacagccaaacGCTCTCCTTTTCCTAGGCACAACCACCAGAAGACTTTCTTGATCTGGATCAATGAGGAGGACCACACACGTGTCATCTCCATGGAGAAGGGGGGAAACATGAAGCGTGTTTTTGAGCGTTTCTGCCGGGGCCTAAAGGAGGTGAGTGGTCCAACAGCTTCTGCTGTG from Sylvia atricapilla isolate bSylAtr1 chromosome 13, bSylAtr1.pri, whole genome shotgun sequence includes the following:
- the CKMT1A gene encoding creatine kinase U-type, mitochondrial, whose protein sequence is MASTFARALSARRSAGLLAMVGAGSLAAGFLLARDSVSAGDRQRRRYPPSAEYPDLRKHNNCMASNLTPAIYARLCDKATPNGWTLDQCIQTGVDNPGHPFIKTVGIVAGDEETYEVFADLFDPVIQERHNGYNPRTMKHITDLDASKIKFGQFDERYVLSSRVRTGRSIRGLSLPPACTRAERREVEKVTVDALNGLTGDLAGRYYRLSEMTEKEQQQLIDDHFLFDKPVSPLLTAAGMARDWPDARGIWHNHQKTFLIWINEEDHTRVISMEKGGNMKRVFERFCRGLKEVERLIQERGWEFMWNERLGYILTCPSNLGTGLRAGVHIKLPLLSKDSRFPKILENLRLQKRGTGGVDTAAVGGVFDISNLDRLGKSEVELVQLVIDGVNYLIDCERRLEKGQDIRIPSPLQQFRH